A stretch of Candidatus Symbiobacter mobilis CR DNA encodes these proteins:
- a CDS encoding glycoside hydrolase family 3 protein translates to MRTFFPYSRNAVALAAALTVAIMAGCGGGSSTDDPSTDDPGTTTGLSYTPLTDWPTLVSDIQKNATIEQEVKALVDSMTLAEKVGQMVQPETISITPAEVGQYFIGSVLSGGGTWPDGNKTASAADWVQRADDYWAASQTTRLKVPVMWGIDAVHGHNNVYKATIFPHNIGLGAANDPALIQRIGEATAMQLAATGTDWNFGPTVAVARDDRWGRTYESYSEDPKIVNDYASRMVKGLQGDFTRTTSPNVIATAKHFIGDGGTDLGDNEGVNKSSKIDMINIHGWGYYSAIDAGVQTVMASFSSWVSDGITVGKMHGSKEMLTDVLKTKMGFDGLVIGDWNGHAQVTGCTNTSCAAAINAGVDIIMVPADWKAFLTDTITKVESNTIPIARINDAVTRILRVKKRAGLFAALRPTQRANAGVEAKLLHRDLAREAVRKSLVLLKNNGEVLPLQRGKRILVVGKSADSIPNQMGGWSLTWQGTSNTNADFPNADSILAGIREAAGTFNVTYSKDATGVDPTQFDAVIAVLGEEPYAESQGDIDPMADTGTLEHALRAPDDLAVLNKVSGKGKPVVTVFIAGRPLVVNKELNRSNAFVMAWLPGSEGKGVADVLFRKADGSVNVGFTGKLSFSWPKSECQSPLNVGSDRTTYATDNTPLFAYGYGLRYGDNKTVANQTEPTRNYGCGQSAPVVVPPATEELAFFKNGSAQTDFTLALGSSVGTDNWYKPVGTQSSLTVAPIQIETGKQITAAGDAFQITVSPNNGEGQVYIQYTQNGTHGGSNDLSSYAADGANTALVFDTIVHTAPSGEVEMRIADAWPKIATMSAKNLFKSMQVGTKYTAKVPLTCFTKKDAFSFKKVATPFLLGVANASFSASFANIRWVPGAADDADASCESVTPSGSTTTAELALLNQTVPSPYGMYLGSATAPTSGASGANTWRQPISAVLPAMSVVTDPTNVSAKKVTWTGTELGQVYIQRSDEKPTGDVTQYQNKDTALVFDAQVYQAPQGVVTMQLDSQWPNRALWTATQMFKNIGTTKKTVKVPLSCFVNTTADQSTGFHYDKALTLFFVGTDKAFQASFSNIRWVVGAAKDVDAVQCDGTFPSVSPTTPELALLNQTVPSPYGMYLGSATAPTSGASGENWWRQPISAVLPAMSVVTDPTDASAKKVTWTGTELGQVYIQRSDEKPTGDVTQYQNKDTALVFDAQVYQAPQGVVTMQLDSQWPNRALWTATQMFQNLGTTKKTVKVPLSCFVNTTDDHSTGFHYDKALTLFFVGTNKQFQASFSNIRWVVGAAKDADAVLCN, encoded by the coding sequence ATGCGTACCTTTTTCCCTTATTCGCGCAATGCGGTAGCTTTGGCTGCTGCGTTGACTGTAGCAATCATGGCAGGTTGCGGAGGTGGTTCTTCCACGGACGACCCCTCCACGGACGACCCCGGCACCACTACGGGGTTGAGCTATACACCCCTGACGGACTGGCCTACGCTCGTCAGCGATATTCAGAAAAACGCGACGATCGAGCAAGAGGTGAAAGCGCTCGTCGATAGCATGACGCTGGCGGAAAAAGTCGGCCAGATGGTGCAGCCGGAAACCATCAGCATCACACCGGCCGAGGTAGGGCAATACTTCATCGGATCGGTATTGAGCGGAGGTGGCACTTGGCCTGATGGCAACAAGACTGCCAGCGCAGCCGATTGGGTGCAGCGTGCCGACGATTATTGGGCGGCATCGCAGACTACGCGGCTCAAGGTTCCCGTAATGTGGGGGATTGATGCCGTACACGGGCACAACAACGTCTACAAAGCGACCATCTTCCCGCACAACATCGGGTTGGGTGCTGCGAACGACCCTGCGTTGATTCAACGCATTGGCGAGGCAACGGCCATGCAGCTTGCCGCCACGGGCACTGACTGGAACTTTGGGCCGACGGTGGCTGTTGCGCGTGACGACCGATGGGGGCGTACCTACGAAAGCTATTCGGAAGACCCGAAGATCGTCAACGACTATGCAAGCAGGATGGTCAAGGGGCTGCAAGGCGATTTCACGAGAACCACCAGCCCGAACGTGATTGCTACCGCCAAGCATTTCATTGGCGACGGTGGAACCGACCTGGGTGATAACGAAGGTGTCAACAAGTCGAGCAAGATCGACATGATCAACATCCATGGCTGGGGCTACTACTCCGCGATCGATGCCGGGGTACAGACGGTCATGGCATCGTTCAGCAGTTGGGTCAGTGATGGCATCACCGTCGGGAAGATGCACGGCAGCAAGGAAATGCTGACCGATGTGCTCAAAACCAAGATGGGATTCGATGGCCTCGTCATCGGGGACTGGAACGGCCATGCGCAGGTCACAGGCTGTACCAATACGAGCTGTGCTGCGGCCATCAACGCCGGGGTTGACATCATCATGGTGCCGGCTGACTGGAAGGCATTCCTTACCGACACGATTACGAAGGTCGAGAGCAACACCATTCCGATTGCGCGTATCAATGACGCGGTGACCCGCATCTTGCGTGTCAAGAAGCGTGCTGGGCTTTTCGCTGCCCTGCGCCCGACGCAGCGTGCGAATGCTGGGGTGGAAGCCAAGCTGCTGCACCGTGACTTGGCGCGGGAGGCCGTGCGGAAATCCTTGGTGCTGTTGAAGAACAACGGTGAGGTGTTGCCACTACAGCGTGGCAAAAGAATCCTGGTCGTCGGCAAGAGTGCGGACAGCATTCCCAATCAGATGGGTGGCTGGTCGCTGACTTGGCAAGGTACCAGCAATACCAATGCGGACTTTCCGAACGCCGACAGCATCCTCGCCGGCATCCGGGAGGCCGCAGGCACCTTCAACGTGACCTACAGCAAGGATGCCACCGGGGTGGACCCGACCCAGTTCGATGCGGTCATTGCCGTGCTTGGCGAAGAGCCGTATGCAGAGTCCCAGGGTGACATCGATCCGATGGCAGACACGGGGACGTTGGAGCACGCGCTGCGCGCCCCGGACGACTTGGCGGTGCTGAACAAAGTCAGCGGCAAGGGCAAGCCTGTGGTGACGGTGTTCATTGCGGGTCGGCCTTTGGTCGTCAACAAGGAACTCAACCGCTCGAACGCCTTTGTCATGGCATGGCTCCCGGGTTCGGAAGGAAAGGGCGTGGCCGATGTGCTGTTCCGCAAGGCGGATGGTTCCGTGAACGTTGGGTTTACCGGCAAGCTATCCTTCTCGTGGCCGAAGTCCGAGTGCCAGTCTCCGCTCAATGTCGGCAGTGATCGCACGACATACGCGACGGACAACACCCCGCTGTTTGCCTATGGGTATGGTCTGCGCTATGGCGACAACAAGACCGTGGCCAACCAAACCGAACCCACGCGGAATTACGGGTGTGGCCAGTCGGCTCCAGTGGTCGTTCCGCCTGCTACCGAAGAGCTTGCGTTCTTCAAGAACGGCAGCGCGCAGACAGACTTCACGCTTGCGCTGGGGTCGTCGGTAGGTACCGACAATTGGTACAAACCTGTCGGCACGCAGTCGTCATTGACGGTTGCTCCGATCCAGATTGAAACCGGCAAGCAAATCACCGCAGCGGGGGATGCGTTCCAAATCACGGTGTCCCCGAACAACGGGGAAGGGCAGGTGTACATCCAGTACACGCAGAACGGCACGCATGGCGGATCCAACGACTTGAGCAGCTATGCAGCGGACGGAGCCAATACGGCGCTGGTGTTCGACACCATCGTACACACCGCCCCTTCCGGGGAAGTCGAGATGCGCATCGCAGATGCATGGCCCAAGATCGCAACGATGAGCGCCAAGAACCTGTTCAAGAGTATGCAGGTGGGCACCAAGTACACCGCGAAAGTGCCGTTGACGTGCTTTACCAAGAAGGACGCTTTTTCGTTCAAGAAAGTGGCTACGCCGTTCTTGTTGGGGGTGGCCAATGCGTCGTTCTCTGCATCGTTTGCCAACATCCGTTGGGTTCCCGGCGCTGCGGATGATGCCGATGCAAGTTGCGAGTCGGTAACCCCCAGCGGTAGCACGACGACCGCCGAACTGGCGTTGTTGAACCAGACCGTGCCATCGCCATACGGGATGTACCTGGGGTCTGCTACTGCGCCAACGAGTGGAGCGTCTGGAGCCAACACTTGGAGGCAGCCGATCAGCGCCGTATTGCCAGCAATGAGCGTGGTGACGGATCCGACAAACGTGAGCGCGAAGAAAGTCACGTGGACGGGTACAGAGCTTGGACAGGTGTATATCCAGCGCAGCGATGAGAAACCCACCGGCGATGTGACGCAATACCAGAACAAGGACACTGCGCTGGTATTTGATGCCCAGGTGTACCAGGCTCCGCAGGGGGTGGTGACGATGCAGTTGGATTCGCAATGGCCCAATCGTGCTTTGTGGACCGCTACGCAGATGTTCAAGAACATCGGTACGACGAAGAAGACGGTGAAGGTTCCGTTGTCGTGCTTCGTGAATACGACTGCTGACCAGAGCACAGGCTTCCATTACGACAAAGCGTTGACGCTGTTCTTTGTAGGCACCGACAAGGCTTTCCAAGCCTCGTTCTCCAACATCCGTTGGGTTGTAGGCGCAGCGAAAGATGTCGACGCGGTGCAATGCGATGGGACCTTCCCGAGCGTTAGCCCGACGACTCCCGAACTGGCGTTGTTGAACCAAACCGTTCCATCGCCATACGGGATGTACCTGGGGTCTGCTACTGCGCCAACGAGTGGAGCGTCTGGAGAAAACTGGTGGAGGCAGCCGATCAGCGCCGTATTGCCGGCAATGAGTGTGGTGACGGATCCGACAGACGCGAGCGCGAAGAAAGTCACGTGGACGGGTACAGAGCTTGGACAGGTGTACATCCAGCGCAGCGATGAGAAACCCACCGGTGATGTGACGCAATACCAGAACAAGGACACTGCGCTGGTATTTGATGCCCAGGTGTACCAGGCTCCGCAGGGGGTGGTGACGATGCAGTTGGACTCGCAATGGCCCAATCGTGCTTTGTGGACCGCTACGCAGATGTTCCAGAACCTAGGTACGACGAAGAAGACAGTGAAGGTGCCGTTGTCGTGCTTCGTCAACACGACTGATGACCACAGCACAGGCTTCCATTACGACAAAGCGTTGACGCTGTTCTTCGTAGGCACCAACAAGCAGTTCCAAGCCTCGTTCTCCAACATCCGTTGGGTTGTAGGCGCAGCGAAGGATGCCGACGCGGTGCTATGCAACTAG